The stretch of DNA TCGCTGTTTTAGCTTCTCTTTGGGCATCTTTCTCTTTTAAGCTCTCTCGTTTGTCATGCTCATTCTTACCACGTGCTAGTGCGATCTCAACTTTAGCAAGATTTTTGGCATTAAAATAGATCGCAAGGGGCACGATGGTAAGTCCATCTTTCGCTACTTTCATATCCCATTTGCGTAACTGCTTCATATGTAAAAGTAGTTTTCTTGGAGCCCTCTCATTAGGAGCATAATTTAGATTCGCCGTTGAGAGATGCGAAATATGTGCATTGAGCAAAAACGCTTCCCCTTTAATGATCTTTACAAACGAGTCTTTAAGATTGACTCTACCTTGACGAATCGCTTTCACTTCACTACCTTGAAGCACAATACCCGCTTCAAGTTTTTCTAAAATTTCATAGTCATGGAACGCTTTTTTATTGCGTGCGACAGCTTCACCCATTTTTTACCTTATGCGCTAATCTGAAAAAACTACTTCCACTACCACTAAAAAACCATCCCTCTTTGGCATATGTGCCAAGTTCCGGGTATGCTTTTAAGCATGCAGGGAAAAGATCATTGAGCTTTTCTTTACTAAAATTATCCAACAGTTCAAGGCTCTTTAATGCTGCCATTCTCGAAGCTAGCGCTTGATCTATGGATTGCAAGAAATATTCCCTATAGGTTTTATACACCAATGCTGTGTTGCATGCAAGTGGCGGCGTAAAGACCTCAATGTCAAGAGCTGGCTCATCAAACTTCTCGACAACCTCACCAATGCCACTGACATTGGCACTATCAAACCCTGAAACAAAGAAAGGAACATCCGCACCCACTTCGCTTCCAATGCGCATCATCTCTTCAACACTTAGCCCTAAAGTTGCCACCTCATTAAGCATCTTTAAAAATGTTGCACTGTCACTACTTCCACCACCAAGTCCTGAGCCTGTAGGAATTGCTTTCTTTACATGTAAAGCATTTTCACTCATCACACGCTCGATCTCTTTAGCAAAACCGTGTTGTTTGAGTACCATGAACGTGCGGTACAGGGTATTGTGCTCCAGCGCGCAATTAAAATCGCCTACCAACTCAAAAGGATGAGTGCTCTTTTTAGGTACAAAGCTCAATGTGTCATATAAAGAAGGGACCAGCATAAAGCGCGAAAGTAACTCATGGTAATTGCCACGGGTCCCAACGATTTTAAGAAAGACATTGATCTTTGCGTGCGCTTGATAATGCATTAT from Sulfurospirillum arsenophilum NBRC 109478 encodes:
- the smpB gene encoding SsrA-binding protein SmpB → MGEAVARNKKAFHDYEILEKLEAGIVLQGSEVKAIRQGRVNLKDSFVKIIKGEAFLLNAHISHLSTANLNYAPNERAPRKLLLHMKQLRKWDMKVAKDGLTIVPLAIYFNAKNLAKVEIALARGKNEHDKRESLKEKDAQREAKTAIKNYAYKE
- a CDS encoding 4-(cytidine 5'-diphospho)-2-C-methyl-D-erythritol kinase, which gives rise to MHYQAHAKINVFLKIVGTRGNYHELLSRFMLVPSLYDTLSFVPKKSTHPFELVGDFNCALEHNTLYRTFMVLKQHGFAKEIERVMSENALHVKKAIPTGSGLGGGSSDSATFLKMLNEVATLGLSVEEMMRIGSEVGADVPFFVSGFDSANVSGIGEVVEKFDEPALDIEVFTPPLACNTALVYKTYREYFLQSIDQALASRMAALKSLELLDNFSKEKLNDLFPACLKAYPELGTYAKEGWFFSGSGSSFFRLAHKVKNG